One Babesia bovis T2Bo chromosome 4 map unlocalized Chr4_1, whole genome shotgun sequence genomic window carries:
- a CDS encoding putative proteasome subunit beta 7: MEFGYVREYMSHQGGWDFSNHSRNARIKDNIKGFKVLKTGTTICGVLVKDGVVLAADTRATEGPIVADKNCSKLHRISDFIYCAGAGVAADLEHTTLWLENNIELLRLNLKQKPKVQMCVSMLVHELFKYQGYKQCALILGGYDSKGPHLFSISPRGSSDSLPFCTMGSGSLNAMSVLESEYRDGMSISEAVALATKAISAGILNDLGSGGNVDVCVINRDGATHTRAHAVVGTRTYAPIPRSIPPGASCVLREKILSMKEYIVVDSIDVD, from the exons ATGGAATTTGGTTACGTGCGAGAGTATATGTCTCATCAGGGAGGCTGGGATTTCTCTAACCATTCGCGTAACGCGCGCATCAAGGACAACATAAAGG GATTCAAGGTTCTAAAAACGGGTACGACCATTTGTGGCgtgttggtaaaggatgGAGTTGTGTTAGCAGCTGATACTCGTGCTACTGAGGGTCCCATTGTGGCTGATAAGAACTGCTCCAAGTTACACCGTATATCAGATTTCATTTACTGTGCTGGTGCTGGTGTTGCAGCTGATTTAGAGCATACTACTTTATGGTTGGAAAACAACATTGAGTTGCTGCGTCTTAATTTGAAGCAGAAACCTAAAGTACAGATGTGTGTTTCCATGCTCGTTCACGAATTGTTCAAGTACCAGGGTTACAAGCAATGCGCTTTGATTTTGGGTGGCTATGATTCCAAAGGTCCTCATTTGTTTAGCATCTCTCCTCGTGGTTCTTCTGACTCCTTGCCTTTTTGCACCATGGGTTCGGGATCATTGAATGCTATGAGTGTACTTGAGTctg AATATCGTGATGGAATGTCTATATCTGAAGCAGTGGCTCTTGCTACTAAGGCCATTAGTGCTGGTATTTTGAATGATTTAGGTTCGGGAGGTAATGTTGATGTCTGTGTTATAAACCGCGACGGCGCTACTCACACCCGTGCTCACGCTGTCGTTGGCACCAGGACGTATGCTCCTATTCCACGTTCTATTCCACCGGGAGCATCTTGCGTTCTCCGTGAAAAGATCCTCAGCATGAAGGAATACATCGTTGTAGACAGCATTGATGTTGATTAG
- a CDS encoding putative integral membrane protein, whose amino-acid sequence MFKIRLSHLGHYVLLTPLMVLLLTSVIGSKLKQEPTNTISPSKENVIFAGCNFTHESERGMPPFDAFDRESNTCDVPVKKTPQRFYYICPGISTPWTCPVEVLHQGQEVAMDTLVEQLAIRKIPHSTQQGVEVYTGILSYYNEVFTAICTCELPDGQLFIMKFQTTGFLSLKLIVPITIPILFILDYLCPW is encoded by the coding sequence ATGTTTAAAATCAGGTTATCACATTTAGGGCATTATGTACTATTGACCCCTTTGATGGTTTTGCTATTGACATCAGTCATTGGCAGTAAATTGAAACAGGAGCCTACAAATACTATATCTCCTTCTAAGGAAAATGTAATATTTGCGGGATGCAATTTTACACATGAGAGTGAGCGTGGAATGCCACCCTTCGACGCTTTTGATCGAGAATCAAACACATGTGACGTGCCGGTGAAGAAAACTCCACAGCGGTTTTATTACATTTGTCCTGGCATTTCGACACCTTGGACATGCCCTGTAGAGGTATTGCATCAAGGTCAGGAGGTAGCTATGGATACATTGGTTGAGCAGCTTGCAATTCGCAAAATTCCTCATAGTACTCAACAGGGAGTTGAGGTATACACTGGTATTTTAAGTTACTACAATGAGGTTTTTACTGCTATTTGCACGTGCGAGCTTCCCGATGGTCAACTGTTCATAATGAAGTTTCAGACTACTGGCTTCTTATCGTTGAAGTTAATAGTTCCCATTACGATACCcatattatttatattggATTACCTTTGTCCTTGGTGA